A window of Leptospira stimsonii contains these coding sequences:
- a CDS encoding LIC11435 family protein: protein MWNKIYKTIFLLLCILYSLSVFGEEDAQYLEWKSVPEANAYLVEIKDPSGRITREKTKSTKFEVNLPPGIYEHRIGVLNKFGRVSVFSEWSTFEVILSRAPVLDADSSVKMLREKLGPHLNIKGENFTEAMNVTLVLPNGETIKPEFEFINSKEIKLRIENLNLRDGSYTLSLENPRNKKTAKKGFLIIADTEQQLAEMVKQNDKETQVASTALIQWGPALKSAVLPGWGQSSQEKKYKSWIFPVLIVGALAYSAQQYSEYNSSLATLDQSKNLNQALLFLDNPTFVPFATYNYLQVQSDYGNAVSHYNSFNVSLGIVALLYLLNVSDAAFVGPSSSKTGYHESDKWIVPFFKTGTADVRNGTKSPNDFFPTSFELGMKIFF, encoded by the coding sequence ATGTGGAATAAAATATACAAAACGATCTTTCTCCTTCTTTGTATTCTTTATTCCCTTTCCGTCTTTGGAGAAGAGGACGCCCAGTATTTAGAATGGAAATCCGTTCCCGAGGCAAATGCCTACTTGGTGGAAATCAAAGATCCATCCGGAAGAATCACCCGAGAAAAAACGAAGTCTACCAAATTCGAAGTCAATCTTCCGCCGGGAATCTACGAACACAGGATCGGGGTTCTCAATAAGTTTGGTCGAGTTTCCGTATTTTCCGAGTGGAGCACTTTCGAGGTGATCCTTTCTCGAGCACCGGTTTTGGACGCGGATTCTTCCGTCAAAATGCTCCGGGAAAAGTTAGGACCTCATCTCAATATCAAAGGGGAGAATTTTACGGAAGCGATGAACGTTACGCTCGTTCTTCCCAACGGGGAAACGATCAAACCGGAATTCGAATTCATCAACTCCAAAGAAATCAAACTTCGGATCGAAAACCTAAATCTTCGGGACGGTAGTTATACTCTTTCCCTGGAAAATCCGAGAAATAAAAAAACAGCAAAGAAAGGCTTTCTCATCATCGCCGACACGGAACAACAGCTAGCGGAAATGGTAAAACAAAACGACAAAGAGACGCAGGTCGCTTCGACCGCTTTGATCCAGTGGGGTCCGGCTCTGAAATCGGCGGTTCTTCCGGGTTGGGGACAGTCGTCTCAGGAAAAGAAATACAAAAGTTGGATCTTCCCGGTCTTGATCGTCGGCGCCCTCGCGTATTCTGCCCAACAATACTCCGAATACAATTCCAGCTTGGCGACCTTGGATCAAAGTAAGAATTTGAATCAGGCCCTCTTATTTTTGGACAATCCGACGTTTGTTCCCTTTGCGACCTACAATTACTTACAAGTTCAGTCCGATTACGGGAATGCGGTTTCCCATTACAATTCTTTCAACGTTTCCTTAGGAATCGTCGCACTTCTTTATCTTCTAAATGTGTCAGATGCGGCATTTGTGGGTCCTTCTTCTTCGAAAACAGGGTACCACGAATCGGATAAATGGATTGTTCCCTTTTTCAAGACTGGAACTGCGGACGTACGAAATGGGACAAAATCTCCCAATGATTTTTTTCCTACATCTTTTGAATTAGGGATGAAAATATTCTTCTGA
- a CDS encoding FecR family protein, giving the protein MRYLTEGKYVVSFLTGLIVLFSILLYLHLYYGHKTGNNPEIGTIIFKNKKAQRKFDSEVVWEEIETSMKVRNRDTVRTDDGAEAVLVLNDGTEIKLDQKSMIFLDFSEKNLSINFAYGSVSANKDSGTALMIKSGSETVEVNKGDLKLSKSDDQALNLEVSKGNAKVISGNQESNVTNNQALEVKNGKTAIRALSIALNSPPERKFFQSDSNRLPVAFSWNKAESVKDYTLEISNHPSFSKNVTRTKASGVSAIKSLEKGTFFWRITAINPATRKSEYSETRSLTILGGLKPSLFTPSKSEEFRFTNSLPSVVIQWTPVDFTKSYLLEIAKDKGFSDVILNQEVNGSLYRWDKTKEGAFFARVTPRPSVNELKANVSETVGFSIKKLEKPEPPSLKRPADQEEISLRKISKEGALFVWSASTESNDYTLEIANDSDFKNLVWNKKTNTTSLTSAPIANAGTYFWRIKAGAKDGESIVSASRQFRVAALENLDLLYPTNEQELGHPSNHKLTLRWQRPEPSGVYRLEVAKNSDFTNGLIRETFRASSGTINLPTPGEYFWRVSLLSSQGENLLTSKTQSFKTSDNAPFLSQSSPATEEVIDISNRDSIDFRWESEGNTDSVFLELFEVKSKGKRSIWKREIKSDSYSFKDFSLLEEGKFQWRISAQYKDKNGAIKFTIPVSRNFEIKLSKTIRPPEILTPKEIYVE; this is encoded by the coding sequence ATGAGATACTTGACTGAAGGGAAATACGTAGTCAGCTTTCTTACGGGATTGATCGTCCTCTTTAGTATATTACTGTACCTTCATCTTTATTACGGACACAAAACGGGGAACAATCCCGAAATCGGAACCATCATCTTTAAGAATAAAAAGGCTCAGAGAAAATTCGACTCCGAAGTCGTCTGGGAAGAAATCGAAACGTCGATGAAGGTCAGAAACCGAGACACGGTCCGCACCGACGACGGAGCGGAAGCTGTTCTCGTATTAAACGACGGCACCGAAATCAAACTCGATCAGAAGAGTATGATCTTTTTGGACTTCTCCGAAAAAAATCTCTCGATCAACTTCGCCTATGGATCCGTGTCTGCGAACAAGGACAGTGGAACCGCGCTTATGATCAAAAGCGGCTCGGAAACGGTCGAAGTCAACAAAGGCGACTTGAAACTTTCCAAATCGGACGATCAGGCTTTGAATCTCGAAGTCTCCAAAGGAAACGCTAAAGTAATTTCAGGAAATCAAGAATCCAACGTAACGAACAATCAGGCTTTGGAAGTGAAGAACGGAAAGACCGCAATCCGTGCCTTGTCGATCGCACTCAATTCCCCGCCGGAAAGAAAATTTTTCCAGTCTGATTCCAATCGATTACCAGTCGCCTTTAGTTGGAACAAAGCAGAATCCGTAAAAGATTATACATTAGAAATTTCGAATCATCCGAGCTTTTCCAAAAACGTAACCCGAACCAAGGCGAGCGGAGTATCCGCGATCAAATCTTTGGAAAAAGGAACCTTCTTCTGGAGAATCACTGCGATCAATCCGGCGACGCGAAAATCGGAATACAGCGAAACCCGTTCTCTTACCATTTTGGGAGGACTCAAACCCTCCCTCTTCACCCCGTCCAAGTCCGAAGAATTTCGATTTACGAATTCTCTTCCGAGCGTAGTCATTCAATGGACGCCCGTGGACTTTACGAAAAGTTATCTCTTGGAAATCGCGAAGGACAAAGGATTTTCGGATGTGATTCTCAACCAGGAAGTCAACGGTTCCTTGTATCGTTGGGATAAAACGAAAGAAGGAGCGTTCTTTGCCCGAGTGACGCCGAGGCCCTCCGTAAACGAGTTGAAAGCGAACGTTTCCGAAACCGTAGGATTCTCCATCAAGAAGTTGGAAAAGCCGGAACCCCCTTCCTTAAAACGTCCTGCGGATCAGGAAGAAATTTCACTTCGAAAGATTTCAAAAGAAGGAGCCTTGTTCGTTTGGTCGGCTTCTACGGAGTCAAACGATTATACCCTCGAGATCGCAAACGATTCCGATTTTAAGAATCTGGTCTGGAACAAAAAAACGAATACGACCTCGTTGACTTCCGCACCGATCGCGAACGCGGGAACCTATTTCTGGAGAATCAAGGCAGGCGCCAAGGATGGAGAATCCATTGTCTCCGCATCCAGACAATTTCGAGTCGCGGCATTGGAAAATTTAGACCTCTTATATCCTACGAATGAGCAAGAGTTGGGCCATCCATCCAATCATAAATTGACATTACGTTGGCAAAGACCGGAGCCTTCGGGTGTTTATAGATTAGAAGTGGCAAAGAATTCCGATTTCACAAATGGTCTCATCCGCGAAACGTTTCGCGCCTCCTCGGGAACGATCAACCTTCCTACTCCCGGAGAATATTTTTGGAGGGTTTCTCTCCTGAGTAGTCAAGGGGAGAATTTGTTGACGAGCAAAACGCAATCCTTTAAAACTTCGGACAACGCTCCTTTCTTAAGTCAGAGCAGTCCGGCGACAGAAGAAGTCATCGATATATCCAACCGAGACAGCATCGACTTCCGTTGGGAATCTGAAGGGAACACTGACTCCGTATTTTTGGAACTGTTCGAAGTAAAATCGAAGGGCAAGAGGTCGATTTGGAAACGAGAAATCAAATCGGATTCTTATTCGTTTAAGGATTTCTCCTTATTGGAAGAAGGTAAATTTCAATGGAGAATCTCCGCTCAGTATAAGGATAAGAATGGTGCGATTAAGTTTACGATTCCCGTTTCCAGAAATTTTGAAATCAAATTGAGTAAAACGATCCGACCACCGGAAATTCTTACGCCGAAGGAAATCTATGTGGAATAA
- a CDS encoding adenylate/guanylate cyclase domain-containing protein, with amino-acid sequence MLEINHRYLPFGTTGALVFISSAGSNGKTNVSVLNEEISKKEIGTICVVTSKPFSQQGTLDAVDPLVTILSIILPPGPETNDSVYGAYLKIRKFLKRGNLLFLIEPDCESRFSLFLSKLLVASEPSIDDKELEDRIYHFGYSFQDSDHAAFRKFLFKHKEDSSFHELPPGEFSVSSQLIREGKRPSVLKYKIQYEPGIENLTKINAVPITEADLKPSSRSYQSLAINAIEIDNLEGKEKPKEFAVIPPSLPEMKPELQNVPISPEPAPLESKIDAPISPKPETKVEAETPKSEATPVTAPAVEETKKKPKEIKTVITETEVEKEKTTPGAKTKLPLQIKLMAVISLLMTLTVSTIIFFASSAFRGDSELRVLQNNLNLVNILGLKIKTDINDILSNGKQIANALHQGKQGISFADIFFQNDPDFIYAGLFQVVQNNPTTVNEFFNEPYLSEIKSSQQEISSLISSRPNLIQKSILTGGRIENLSAEFKEPIFAIAIPSSGGSDPKVLVLILRLEKFLNAFQKQDISEVFLVNGEGDLIAHSDPKLLQSNTNFMNLPIVEMMVNSSENTKQTEYKDKDGKSWFGSFQKLGFGGGAVVSIVPEDKAFEAVYRIQKTNLLIMGIALCLALIIVFFFAKTITKPILNLLQATTEIARGNFKIGIRSSTRDEVGLLTDYFVDMGKGLEEREKVKDALGRFVNKEIAEMVLKQELTLGGERKMCAIFFSDIRSFTAISEKLEPEEVVEFLNEYMTEMVHCVNETHGIVDKFIGDAIMATWGAAKTSDQDAENAVNGALMMRAALLRFNQGRGGDKKPIIKIGCGLNYGPVIAGQIGSEQRLEYTVIGDAVNLASRVEALNKPFGTDVLITQDMLNHVSHLFNVEKMQSIKVKGKEEPQTIYAVLGRKDDPNCPKSVEELRAKIGIVWEPPKKKESGDGEPGEEVKYEILD; translated from the coding sequence ATGTTAGAAATCAATCATCGTTATCTTCCTTTTGGAACCACGGGAGCGCTCGTTTTTATTTCGAGCGCCGGTTCGAACGGAAAAACAAACGTTTCCGTTCTGAATGAGGAAATCAGCAAGAAGGAGATCGGAACGATCTGCGTCGTCACGAGCAAACCCTTCTCTCAACAGGGAACGTTAGACGCGGTCGATCCGTTAGTCACCATTCTTTCCATCATTCTTCCTCCCGGTCCGGAGACAAACGATTCAGTTTACGGAGCCTATCTTAAGATTAGAAAATTCTTAAAAAGAGGGAATCTCCTCTTTTTGATCGAACCGGACTGCGAAAGCAGATTCTCTTTGTTTCTTTCCAAACTTTTAGTCGCGAGTGAACCTTCCATCGACGACAAAGAATTGGAGGATAGAATTTATCATTTCGGTTATTCCTTTCAAGATTCCGATCACGCGGCGTTTCGGAAATTTCTTTTCAAGCACAAGGAAGATTCTTCCTTTCACGAACTGCCTCCGGGAGAATTTTCCGTTTCTTCGCAGTTGATACGGGAAGGGAAAAGACCTTCCGTTCTCAAATACAAAATTCAATACGAACCCGGAATTGAGAATTTAACAAAAATCAACGCGGTTCCGATTACGGAAGCGGATCTAAAGCCATCGTCTCGTTCTTATCAATCCCTTGCAATCAACGCGATCGAAATCGATAATTTGGAAGGAAAGGAAAAACCGAAAGAATTTGCCGTAATCCCCCCTTCCCTTCCGGAAATGAAACCGGAATTGCAGAACGTTCCGATTTCCCCGGAACCCGCTCCATTAGAATCAAAGATCGATGCTCCGATTTCACCCAAACCGGAAACAAAGGTGGAAGCGGAAACTCCAAAATCGGAGGCCACGCCCGTAACGGCACCCGCCGTCGAAGAAACAAAGAAAAAACCGAAAGAGATAAAAACGGTCATTACGGAAACGGAAGTTGAAAAAGAGAAAACGACCCCGGGTGCGAAAACAAAACTTCCGCTTCAGATCAAGTTGATGGCGGTCATTTCTCTTCTGATGACCCTGACCGTTTCCACGATCATCTTCTTCGCTTCGTCCGCGTTTCGTGGCGACTCCGAACTCAGAGTTCTTCAAAACAATTTAAACTTAGTGAATATTCTCGGTCTGAAGATCAAAACGGATATCAACGACATTCTTTCCAATGGTAAGCAGATCGCAAACGCGCTCCATCAAGGAAAACAAGGAATTTCGTTTGCGGATATCTTTTTCCAAAACGACCCCGACTTTATCTACGCGGGACTTTTTCAGGTAGTCCAAAACAATCCGACCACGGTCAACGAATTCTTCAACGAACCGTATTTGAGCGAAATCAAATCCTCTCAGCAAGAAATTTCCAGTCTCATTTCTTCTCGTCCCAACTTGATTCAAAAATCGATTTTGACGGGAGGAAGAATCGAAAATCTGAGCGCGGAGTTCAAGGAACCGATCTTTGCGATCGCGATTCCCTCTTCCGGAGGCTCCGATCCGAAAGTTTTAGTTTTGATTCTTAGGCTCGAAAAATTCTTAAACGCGTTTCAAAAACAGGACATCTCCGAAGTGTTTCTCGTAAACGGTGAAGGAGACTTGATCGCTCATTCCGATCCGAAACTTCTTCAATCCAACACGAATTTTATGAATCTTCCGATCGTCGAAATGATGGTCAATAGTTCGGAGAACACAAAACAAACCGAATACAAGGACAAGGATGGAAAATCCTGGTTCGGTTCGTTTCAAAAACTGGGATTCGGAGGCGGCGCGGTCGTTTCCATCGTTCCCGAAGACAAGGCATTCGAAGCGGTTTATCGGATCCAAAAAACAAATCTTCTCATTATGGGAATCGCGCTTTGTTTGGCGCTCATCATCGTATTCTTCTTTGCGAAAACGATCACAAAACCAATATTAAATCTTTTGCAAGCAACCACGGAGATCGCGAGAGGAAATTTCAAAATCGGAATCCGTTCTTCCACAAGAGACGAGGTCGGTTTGTTGACCGACTACTTCGTGGACATGGGAAAGGGTCTCGAAGAAAGGGAAAAGGTCAAGGACGCTCTCGGAAGATTCGTAAACAAGGAAATCGCGGAGATGGTTCTCAAACAGGAACTCACGCTCGGCGGAGAAAGAAAGATGTGCGCGATCTTTTTTTCCGATATCCGCAGTTTTACCGCGATTTCCGAAAAGCTCGAACCGGAAGAAGTGGTAGAATTCTTAAATGAATATATGACCGAAATGGTCCACTGCGTAAACGAAACCCACGGCATCGTGGATAAGTTTATCGGAGACGCGATTATGGCGACTTGGGGAGCGGCGAAAACTTCGGATCAGGACGCGGAAAACGCGGTCAACGGAGCTCTTATGATGAGAGCCGCCCTGCTTCGTTTCAACCAAGGCCGGGGCGGAGACAAAAAGCCGATCATCAAAATCGGTTGTGGACTCAACTACGGACCGGTGATCGCGGGCCAGATCGGATCCGAACAAAGATTGGAATATACAGTCATCGGAGACGCGGTCAACCTCGCATCTCGTGTGGAAGCTCTCAACAAACCGTTCGGAACGGACGTACTCATCACGCAGGATATGCTCAATCACGTTTCTCATCTCTTCAACGTGGAAAAGATGCAGTCGATCAAGGTGAAAGGAAAAGAGGAACCGCAGACGATCTACGCCGTTTTGGGAAGAAAGGACGATCCAAACTGTCCGAAATCCGTGGAAGAACTCCGCGCGAAGATCGGAATCGTCTGGGAGCCGCCGAAGAAAAAAGAAAGCGGAGACGGCGAACCGGGAGAAGAAGTTAAGTATGAGATACTTGACTGA
- a CDS encoding peptidylprolyl isomerase: MATAVFKTNFGNFSVFLDEERAPITAGNFIKLAKEGFYNGLTFHRVIKNFMIQGGCPTGTGTGGPGYKIQDEFHKDLKNEKYTLSMANAGPNTGGSQFFINVRDNFYLDNRHAVFGKVTEGTDIVEAISETETGFQDKPTKTVVIETITFSE, from the coding sequence ATGGCAACTGCGGTATTTAAGACAAATTTTGGAAATTTTTCCGTCTTTCTCGATGAGGAACGTGCTCCGATCACTGCGGGGAATTTTATCAAACTCGCGAAGGAAGGATTTTACAATGGTCTTACATTTCACCGAGTGATCAAAAATTTTATGATTCAGGGCGGTTGTCCGACCGGAACCGGAACGGGTGGACCCGGATACAAGATTCAGGATGAATTTCATAAAGATTTGAAGAACGAAAAATATACGCTTTCAATGGCCAATGCCGGCCCGAATACCGGGGGTTCCCAGTTCTTTATCAACGTTCGCGACAACTTTTATTTGGACAATCGCCACGCGGTGTTCGGAAAGGTAACTGAAGGAACGGATATCGTAGAAGCGATTTCCGAAACGGAAACTGGTTTTCAAGACAAACCGACTAAAACTGTCGTCATAGAAACCATTACCTTCAGCGAATAA
- a CDS encoding ATP-binding protein encodes MNLIARANGWIVNTIILTEGNAFLTESVFSILSQLRTPLGILDKNFQVMFCNDSFATLCGESERELCKGKSLDQIIKIRNRSQIEEFRNLNIGNSIEFQGRTRTDFGKETEFKAVLNRVRIDSSECFLLEILEYFEEGFFRNKEKELSAVVSKVYHDLQEPIRNLTSFLKLLSKRSSEELSQDGKEFLQISLAGADRLWNRINSLLSFVRIEKEGKRFRKISLRETLEASLLDLEKDIEASDLTLEWIGEFPEIQGSAPLLQELFFNLFQNSIHFRKPNKPGRILISYQEFPKVHRIRVQDDGIGVELNGEPYRIELFHRYPNAQSVKGMGCGLFFSKKIAELHGGSLEVESSPSGFSVTIDLPIEPVSESL; translated from the coding sequence TTGAATCTTATCGCCAGGGCGAACGGATGGATCGTGAATACAATCATTCTAACCGAGGGAAATGCATTCTTGACTGAATCCGTATTCTCAATTTTATCCCAACTCCGAACTCCCCTCGGAATCCTGGATAAAAATTTTCAAGTTATGTTTTGCAATGATTCTTTCGCAACTCTTTGCGGAGAATCCGAAAGGGAGCTCTGCAAGGGAAAATCCCTAGATCAAATCATAAAGATTCGAAATCGGTCACAGATAGAAGAATTCAGAAACTTGAATATAGGAAATTCCATCGAATTCCAAGGTCGGACTCGAACTGATTTTGGAAAAGAAACCGAATTCAAAGCGGTTTTGAACCGAGTAAGAATCGATTCTTCAGAATGTTTTCTTTTGGAAATATTAGAATACTTTGAAGAAGGTTTTTTTCGAAACAAAGAAAAGGAACTCAGCGCAGTCGTATCCAAAGTCTACCACGATCTCCAAGAACCCATTCGAAATCTGACTTCGTTTCTGAAACTTCTTTCAAAACGTTCTTCGGAAGAATTGAGTCAGGATGGAAAGGAATTTTTACAGATCAGTCTTGCCGGTGCGGACCGCCTCTGGAACCGGATCAATTCTCTTCTTTCCTTTGTACGAATCGAAAAGGAAGGAAAACGTTTTCGAAAAATTTCCCTCAGAGAAACATTGGAAGCAAGTCTTCTCGATTTAGAAAAAGATATCGAGGCTTCCGATCTTACATTGGAGTGGATCGGAGAATTTCCGGAGATCCAGGGAAGCGCACCGCTTCTCCAAGAATTATTTTTCAATCTCTTTCAAAACTCGATTCATTTTCGAAAACCGAACAAACCGGGACGAATTCTTATTTCCTATCAAGAATTTCCGAAAGTTCATCGAATCCGAGTTCAAGACGACGGTATCGGTGTGGAATTGAACGGAGAACCTTATCGGATCGAATTGTTTCATCGATATCCAAACGCTCAGTCTGTGAAGGGAATGGGTTGCGGTTTGTTTTTTAGTAAAAAAATTGCGGAGCTTCACGGCGGAAGTTTAGAAGTCGAATCTTCACCTTCCGGCTTTTCGGTTACGATCGATCTTCCGATCGAGCCGGTTTCAGAGTCTTTATAA
- a CDS encoding histidine kinase dimerization/phosphoacceptor domain -containing protein: MFKDSFSVLLIEDSNADFRLIQEYLCESESPSFQVSRSINFSTGLDLISEERPDLVLLDLSLPDCAGLDALSEIKNRFPQIPVIICSGAEDKEITVNALQIGAQDYVYKGKFDSYSLSRSLIFAYERNRLALELEKKNVFEQENEERYRLFFQYNPHPAFLFEDDSFQIVEVNQAVLEKYGYKENELIGKRIFEIIEENDSERLRNEIGLYQFGVNKGGSFYHRKKDGSAMITESTIYKFRFRNQILNLAVITDVTETVRNRESILASLAEKDTLIQEIHHRVKNNMQIMVSLLNLQADNAMSRELTSKELYGLLKDTESRVFSMSLVHNELYKSRDLSHVDFGSYLTMLLQNLWNLYGVDPKVRHVIAAQGLILNMDTAIPLGLIACELVTNAIKHAFVDASEGEVNILAEEKDGKITVTIRDNGKGIPKGISFLDHETLGLQLVKILTKQISGELQVEDAKPGTKFRIQFPIQN; this comes from the coding sequence ATGTTTAAAGATTCATTTTCCGTTCTTTTGATAGAAGATTCAAATGCGGATTTTCGATTGATTCAAGAATATCTCTGTGAATCCGAAAGCCCCTCTTTTCAAGTCAGTAGAAGTATCAATTTTTCAACCGGTCTGGATCTCATTTCGGAGGAGCGTCCGGATCTCGTTCTCTTAGATCTTTCCCTTCCGGATTGCGCCGGTTTGGATGCCCTTTCCGAAATTAAAAATAGATTTCCTCAGATTCCGGTGATCATTTGTAGCGGCGCGGAAGATAAGGAAATCACCGTGAACGCGCTACAGATCGGAGCGCAGGATTACGTCTACAAAGGAAAATTCGATTCTTACTCCCTGAGTCGTTCTTTGATCTTTGCCTATGAAAGAAATCGTCTCGCTTTAGAGCTGGAAAAGAAAAACGTCTTCGAACAGGAAAACGAAGAGCGGTATCGACTCTTTTTTCAATACAACCCGCATCCCGCTTTTCTTTTCGAAGACGATTCCTTTCAAATCGTGGAAGTGAATCAGGCGGTTTTGGAAAAATACGGTTACAAAGAGAACGAGCTGATCGGAAAAAGGATCTTCGAAATCATCGAAGAAAACGATTCCGAACGTTTGCGAAATGAAATCGGTCTTTATCAGTTCGGAGTCAACAAAGGTGGTTCCTTTTATCACAGGAAGAAAGACGGAAGCGCGATGATCACCGAATCCACGATCTATAAATTTCGATTTCGGAATCAGATCTTGAATCTTGCAGTGATCACGGACGTGACAGAGACTGTTCGAAATAGAGAATCGATTCTTGCCTCTCTTGCGGAAAAAGACACTCTCATCCAGGAAATTCATCACAGGGTGAAGAACAATATGCAGATTATGGTTTCGCTTCTCAATCTGCAGGCGGATAACGCAATGTCCCGCGAACTCACTTCGAAAGAACTTTACGGTTTGCTAAAAGATACGGAAAGTCGGGTTTTTTCGATGTCTTTGGTTCACAACGAACTCTATAAATCCAGAGATCTTTCTCATGTGGACTTCGGAAGTTATTTGACGATGCTCCTACAAAATTTGTGGAATCTCTACGGGGTAGATCCCAAAGTGCGTCACGTGATCGCCGCCCAAGGTTTGATTCTGAATATGGACACCGCGATTCCTTTAGGATTGATCGCCTGCGAATTGGTTACGAATGCCATCAAACACGCGTTTGTCGATGCTTCCGAAGGAGAAGTCAATATTCTAGCGGAAGAAAAGGACGGAAAAATTACGGTTACGATTCGCGACAACGGTAAAGGAATTCCGAAAGGAATTTCGTTTTTGGACCACGAAACCTTGGGTCTTCAACTCGTAAAAATTCTGACGAAACAAATTTCAGGGGAATTGCAGGTAGAGGACGCAAAACCGGGAACCAAATTTCGAATTCAGTTCCCGATACAGAATTAA
- a CDS encoding LIC13259 family plasminogen/vitronectin/complement-binding protein, giving the protein MRKNILILLSLTLFVTGLLEAKSILPVRPMILKELDQIHQSLLNQKEANVERLIASLQQESSRDKSLVPALQAAEKFKKAVSEKDKLDAYGELSESLKEYIQKDESTGVHVFYCPMVKKKWIASGEKVQNPYDPSMKGCGKKI; this is encoded by the coding sequence ATGAGAAAAAACATCCTAATTCTCTTAAGCCTAACCCTTTTTGTAACCGGTCTTCTGGAAGCGAAGTCGATCCTTCCCGTTCGACCGATGATTCTCAAAGAACTCGATCAGATCCATCAGTCCCTTCTGAATCAAAAGGAGGCCAACGTGGAGCGACTGATCGCAAGTCTTCAACAGGAATCTTCCAGGGACAAGAGCCTTGTACCGGCGCTTCAGGCGGCTGAAAAATTCAAAAAGGCCGTATCGGAAAAGGACAAACTGGATGCATATGGGGAACTTTCCGAATCCTTGAAAGAGTATATTCAAAAAGATGAATCTACCGGGGTTCACGTTTTTTATTGCCCGATGGTAAAAAAGAAATGGATCGCCTCCGGCGAAAAGGTTCAAAATCCGTACGACCCTTCGATGAAGGGTTGTGGAAAAAAGATCTGA
- a CDS encoding four-helix bundle copper-binding protein, with protein MLTRKELLTQSAAVLAFASAGTLFAKDTTGPSGHKHPDSSKKTEKESAKKGNRKALEAASKCILNAEICLAHCEENLSTGDTMLADCLKTVKDTLALCKAFVSLAASNSVYAKDVAALCIKACEACEKECRVHESHHEICKNCADSCKECIAELKKVA; from the coding sequence ATGTTAACTAGAAAAGAACTTCTCACCCAATCTGCGGCCGTCCTCGCCTTTGCGAGCGCGGGAACTTTATTTGCAAAAGATACAACCGGTCCTAGCGGTCACAAACATCCGGATTCTTCCAAAAAGACGGAAAAAGAATCCGCCAAAAAAGGAAATCGAAAGGCATTGGAAGCGGCATCCAAATGTATCCTCAACGCGGAGATATGTCTGGCTCATTGCGAAGAAAATCTTTCCACCGGAGACACGATGCTCGCGGACTGTTTGAAAACCGTAAAGGACACATTAGCTCTTTGTAAAGCGTTTGTGAGCCTTGCCGCTTCCAACTCCGTTTACGCGAAAGACGTAGCCGCTCTTTGCATCAAAGCCTGCGAGGCCTGTGAAAAAGAATGCAGAGTTCACGAATCGCATCACGAAATCTGCAAAAATTGTGCGGACAGCTGTAAAGAATGTATCGCCGAACTGAAAAAAGTCGCGTAA